aatagcaatgcacatgtgtgagccaatcacacaaggcctctatgtgcagcaaccaatcagcagctactgagcatatctagatatgcttttcagcaagtgatatcaagagaatgaagcaaattagataatagaagtaaattagaaagttgtttaaaatgacatgctctttctaaatcacgaaataaaaaaattgggtttcatgtccctttaattattagactttatcagggtaattatatatcggacaaatctatctatttctcttctatcgattctatctaactatcaatctatgtatatctatcctatctatcaatctatcttctgtccgggatgttttgagacagccacttgtgtttctgacaaatttgaagtaggaggacagaacaatcatcttcttccatctcccggttccacaaatgaaggccatatagacctcatctgatagggggagtaacaggttgtagtaaaatgttaagaatattactacttaacacaccacgggtcacagaccacatgtcttattgttatactctgtcagggaaattatatatatttcaaatccatttatttatatatcaaatcgatcgaactgtcaaacgtatcgatcaaatgtagattgcatctattgatcaatgtaattcgtatctataaaatgtatattacatattttggttgatgtcattcgtatctataaaatgtatattgcatctttgattcgataacattcgtatctatcaaatgtatattgcatctattgatcgatgtaatttgtatcgatcgaatgtatattgcatctattgagctatgtacagtgtatcgatcatatgtatattgcatcgattgagctatgttatctatgtatctatctatcaaatctatctatctcgtggttgtgcaagtggactgtttgcggttgattgcggtgcgtaacacttggagtttgctctgtcactgtgatgcagccgtaacccttacactacctgatagatacaacatcataactgatgttttaaagcacgttattgcaaacaatttgggaatgttagttgatttaggcccattatgggttaaaagcagactctgcataaactatgtaattttccatgggagttttgccaaggatccccctccagcatgccacagtccaggtgttagtaaccttgaaacaacttttccatcactattgtggccagaaagagtccttgtaggttttaaagttcgcctgcctattgaattcaatggcggttcgcgggttcacgaacaataccggaagttcgagtccaccgaCATCACTACTACTTAGGATATATAGCAACCATGGACCTGTAATCCTAGCTCAAGTGATGTTAATACTCCATACCGAATGCATTTTTGAGCTTGACTTGCCATCTAGTCCCTACTTTTTCATTTTCATGTTGCTTGAGCAATACtgataaattttatactctgcagctaaaaTAACACATTTAGGGAAAtgtattttacaatacactgtccctttaatataactgtttgttgtCCACATTTGCACTTGGATAGAATGTtaaccctcagagagccctgtaaTCCCAGTTACTGATAGATGATAATGTCAGAGATTTACTGCTCTTGTCTGTGTACAGAAAACCAATAGGCAGAAGCAGCTACTATATCCACAGCTCCAGGTTTCATCCTAACACATCTATAATCTATAGCCAATATACCAGGTAGCATTCATTTGCCCTGACAGTGAGGACTGGGATTAACATCTCACTACACTGTCTGTATCATTCAGACAGGagaatacataaataataaattgtGTCCTGAAATCATCATGTGAAGAACAACTATAATAAAGAGAGAAGAAAAATCCAGCACTTGTTCCACCAGTGACCAGTAGTCAAATAGACAATACATGTTCTAGAGGAGATATAGAAATGATAAAATACCTACAACCATTACTCTCAGAGGAGCTAACACTAATGTACGTTTTCCCCCCACGCCCTCCCTGGCATTCACCCAAATCTGAAACAGAAACTGGTCTGGGGAAAACCCTTCCTTGCATAGAAGAATATTTAGAATGGCATCAAGTGCTGAAACAAATTCTCTGCAAAGGGTATTAACATATCTGTGAGAAAAGCGCAGCCAGCCAAAACAAACCATAAATTACGTCACACGCATGCATCTGCTCTCAAGGTGTACATGATACTATGTACTGCCTATGACATGAGCAGTTGTACTGGGGAAGCAGTCAAACCCGCATCACAGATGATCCTACACAGATATTCTATCAGAATTTACAATGGAACCAAAAACAGTGCTCCAGTAAGACACCATatcacagttaaccagagctctgaagtcgcggtaatcattctagcgtatagggccagattacgaaatGGCATGCTATTGTTTGCACGCAAATGATATAGGGTTTTCATGACTGTTTGCATGTAAGATAcattacgctcatattacaagttgaaagtaaatccgaACATGTGAGTGCACTCATGATTTACGCtacctcagagctctgcttaacggTTACACAAGTCAAAGAGAttgacaaaacacatcaaaatgacatttaaaagtacagttacactcataacactgtctaataaaaatgattaaaaaaaatattgcacaaaaaagttataaaggctcaaagatatgaggtctcaggtgttaaaaaacaggcaggcaaagggccttaacatagagatacatacatatatatgtctacagatgtataaatgtaaatatatatatatatacagtacgtgtgtgtgtacatatgtataaacacataaatacatatgtgcacatatatataattatatatatatatatatatatatatatatatatatatatgcactggagtcctttgcagtcaagtagataaaaacatgtaaaatcatatgtatgcattattcatatttcacattccaatgttctacaaacagcagaatatgttttatgtatcattaaatagataaagataataatatatatatctacacctatatataatcatttgtgtgtatatatatatatatatatatatatatatatatatatatatatatatatatatatatatacagtatatatatatatgtatgtataaatatgtatttgtgcaaaaaaccatcagagatatatttaactatatatttaagaataaatagaatatatttttctatgtgcagaacattggattatgaaatatgcaatattatctttttATGTTATGCTTTTAACTAACCATGAACCGTTTATGCGCGACTTGtggctgttgttgttttttcaactttttcagcaccattgaagtctatgggggaatgcgatgtTGCATTCATGACTTCTCAAAGTCTCTTTGTTACCACAACTGTGCAAACTTGAGAgcgtaaacattttacttttaactcgtaatacaagcgtgaATCTCTGAGTGCAAAAAACATACTTATATCAGTTGCCCATAGTTGTCACAACAAACCTCTGAAGATTCAGCATTCATGATTACAAGACAGCTTATGTTAACTTTGTCTAtaatgaatgtaacatttgaatattaacattTGAAAGTTTACCCTTGCTAATTATGGATATCAATTAACGTTTCAATAAAATAAGGTTGAATATCTGACATCTGTTCTATCTAAACATATGACTGAATAATACAGACGTCAATTCCTACTTCCAGCATGTTCTGTTGTATCTGTAACAGCTTCTTCAGGTTCATGTTTCACTTTTTATATAGAAAAAAGGGTAAGAAAGTGTCAAGTGATACTGTCCGGTTCCTACATAAATCCCAGGCTGTTGTAACTGCAACAGCTTCTTCAGGGTAAATACTAAATAGCATAGCTAGCGTATCGCTTTGTTTATAGAAAAATGGGTAAGAAAGTGTCAAGTGATGCTGTCCTGTTCCTAGATAAATCACAGGCTGTTGTAACTGCAACAGCTTCTTCAGGGTAAATACTAAATAGCATAGCTAGCGTATCACTTTGTTTATAGAAAAATGGGTAAGAAAGTGTCAAGTGATGCTGTCCGGTTCCTAGATAAATCACAGGCTGTTGTAACTGCAACAGCTTCTTCAGAGTAAATACTAAATAGCATAGCTAGCGTATCACTTTGTTTATAGAAAAATGGGTAAGAAAGTGTCAAGTGATGCTGTCCAGTTCCTAGATAAATCACAGGGTGTTGTAACTGCAACAGCTTCTTCAGGGTAAATAGCATGGCTAGTGAATTCCTTCtgtaaaaaaatggagaaaaaagaacAAACTGAAGCTGTCTGGTTTCCAGTTCGAACACGTCCTGTTGTATCTGTAACAGCTTCTTTAGGATACATAGTATGGCTAGTCTATTGCTTCCTTTATAGATAACTGGACACAAACATGTCAAATAATGCTTCCGGTCCCTAGATCCAAGATGTAACAATTTCCTTATAGCATGGCTAGTGTATTGCTTCTATTATAGGGAAATAGACTATAAAGCACCAAATGatactgggggatatttatcaaaggtctggcggacctgatccgatactgcggatcaggtccgccagacctcgctgaatgcggaaagcaatacgctctccgtattcagcattgcaccagcagctcttgtgagctgctggtgcaactccgccccctgcagatttgcagccaatcggccgccatcagggaggtgtcaatcaaccagatcatactcgatcgggttgaattgcagcgatgtctgtccgcctgtttagagcaggtggactgggttatggagcagcggtctttagacacacagggcctcaagctccatccagggcttgatagataggccccactgacTTAATATAATAACAGAACAAGCGCCATCTAAAAGGttctatataaataaaacaatattaattgcacaaataataagATACCTAGCAGCCTCCTTGCTACTTAGCTAACACAACTTTATCGCTCTTCCACATTCTTGCAGATCCCTTGACATTGTTGATCACCCACAGATTTTGAGTATTTTTGCTCTGTTCAGCAATATGACCAGCCTTCCCATGCTCCTCCTCCTGTGCATCTAATTACTTGTTTAGCATCTTCCCCACTACTGACATCTTATCTGTTAATCCATTGTCAGTGTCCACCAATGTGACCTTCTGTTCTTTTTAATACAGCTGTTACTGTGATGTttccaaagaaaaatatatatccatttcataAAGCTGTCAAAACATAAAATGCTCAAATTATTTAGTGTCATGAAAATATAAGTAACACAGAAACATTTATCAGAGAATCTGGATTTTCAATGTTTCTTCATATCTATAGAATCAAACATTTTTAAGCcaactattactgtatatatattaaacaatgtcCCAAACAGATAAGTGCCCTCCTTACcctcttatggctagattacaagtggcgctctaaagtTAGTATGAGTTGCGATAAGCAATATCGTGGTCGCATTAACTAgcgagtatattacaagttgaaagtaaacggttacGCTCAAGCTCAAAATAAATTTGCGGTGAACAGATTAACTCACCtaaagacctagcgtaaagtgtataggttaaaaaaaagttgccctaagcacaacataaatacgttaatttaaaatattatactcatatatacactttttgaccaaaattattttatataagtattaaaaaattataagggttaaaaggtatttggtatatgacaagatatttgactggaaagggctataatgtatatgcatatatttaaatatgtgtatatatatatatatatatatatatatatttatttatatatatatatgtctgtgtgtgtatacatatatacacacataaacacacacacacacatatatatatatatatatatatatatatatatgtatacatatatacacacataaacacacacacacacacacacacacacacacacacatatatatatatatatatatatatatatatacactttggatacCTTGAAACATGACATATTTTTATTCAatggttatatttattaatatgttttactgtgtttttactgtaaatgttatacattccactgttcttcacttagaagaaaatgtcctttgtatttctaaatagatatgaaGAAGTTAATAGGGTCGTAATATCTGAAATCCTAAAGTTAGCATGCACCAGGTTTTCCTctcgcactaactttttactttcaacttgtaatacgcacatatATTTGCAATACTGCACTTTTTGGAAAATCAGTATCTCAGGACAAACTGTGGAATAAGAAAAATGTGATTGAGAAGTCTGACCGATTATTTAAATCTCGTCAGCACGAAAAGCCCATACTAAACTATTTATTAAAGTGGTTAAACCTGGAAGTTCCAGCAAGTGGTGAGGTTACCGTCATAGTGATGCTCATAGGAGTGTGTAATCTTGCAAAAGTGACAAGGTGAAGTTAACACTAAGGGGTCCATTTACtgtattaatgtgcggacggacatgatccgatatagcggatcatgtccgccgcacatcgataaacgctgtcagtatttatcattgcaccagaagttcttgtgaactgctggtgcaatgccgccccctgcagatttggggccaatcagccactagcagggggcgtcaatcagcctgattgtattcgatcgggcggattgcagttcgccacctcagaggtggcggacgagttaaggagcagcggtcttaggaccgctgcttcttaacttccgcttcagctcgaactgaagcggagtggatcTGAggaagcatccgctgcttcataaatagacccctatgagcAACATTTTTTTAAGCGTATACAAAACAAGTTGTGTTTTCAGTGTACTTTACCTTGCATCTGTTTATTGTTTTGCAGATGTCTTTATTCCTTCCATTTAATAAATTTGTCAGCGTACAGTCAGCAAGCAAAACCAAGACTTGCAAAAGAGAATACAATGACAACTGTGAGAAAACTTCACACACACCACAGTTCAACCGACTCTCCAAGGCTCATTTTAAGATATATGAAACCTTTTAAATATTGACTTAGTTACAATTATtgtttacattaaatacaatttttcccaataaaagttaaaaaagaatTACAGGTTAATGTAAAGTAAAATTTTGCTGTGGGGTTTAAAACTAATTTGGATGTATACAATTAATAAAGGGTTTATCCATAATTCACTTAcgatatttaaagagatactaaacccacatttcttttttaatgattcagatatatcagcaattttaagcaactttctaatttactcctattatcaatttttctttgttctcatctatctctatttaaaaagcaggagtatAAAggttaagagctggcccatttttggttcagaacctgggttacactggcttattggtggctacagcggatcatgtctgctgcatacgctctcggcatttatcattgcacaagcatttctagtgaaatgcttgtgtaatgctgctacctgcacattcacggccaatcgtccactagcaggggtgtTAATCAACGCAAatgtatttgatcgggctgattgctgttcgccgcgTCAGAGGTGACGGACAAGTTAAGGCTTGCGTGGAATTAGAagcattcgggccttgataaatcgtccccatagtgttattctttatataggtaacaattAATGTTGTGACAAGTATGGGTCATACATGATGAGGGGGTTGAGGGCCCCCACAAATGCTAAGTTTGGCCCTGCATACTGTAGCTATCAAGGTAAACTTTTCCTTTAGAAAATCCTGTGAAGGACCTCATAGCTCTAGAGAATCTCACATGAGCTGTGACCTTTACAAATTCGGGCCCTAAGTGCTATAGCTCTATAGACCCAATAGGGCCAGTCGCCAGCCAAGCAATATATTACAGAGCTACTTGGTGTCCCTGTCATTGCATCTGGCATCCTGGTCCCCAGCCTTCTCTGGAAGAATTCAGTATTTTACTGTGTGACAACCTCCAGCATTAATCTGTGACATCTTTAGTGACTGTATATGTTATAAGATTCTAGCAGATCTACATATTTCAGTCTTTCATTCTCTCCTGTATATAAAACAGCTGCTAGTGCACTTTGCTTTATGAAACGTTAATCAAACACATTTTGACAGATAAAGAATAAACACTGCTGGGACTTTATTATAAACAATGGAAAATACAGTGTTGTCTGATATTCCCATTTATGCATAATGTAGCAGAATGAAAGTGAAATGCAGCAAATGGAAATCTGCTATACACCAGAGAGTTACACAAATGCACATTAAAGACACTTTGTAGCAAAAGGTGCAACCCTTGTTTGTAAAGTGATTATCTATAGACAGCACTGAGCATGTGGAAAATCATTACTTAAAGCCAACACCAGGTATTTTACTGCAGCAGTAGCAGATTTTATTTCACTATAACAACAGGCTATGAAAGCTGTGACATAATACTACAAGTGGGACATTAATTATCTCCCTACAGAgttcttgattacaagtggagcgcacaaAACATTAGCACTAacattgctcaagttaaatcaacaatatacaagctgaaagtaaaatgttatcacTTGGGAGAAAGACTCAGGCTCGCTAGCAACCGCACTAACCCCctgtccccatagacttctatggagctcGCTTTAAACGCCTGTTCTGtttgttctcatcccagagtgtaTTCTGGCTTATGTCTCTTGCCTAATCCTCACCTGTACCTTGAATTGTGGACTGAGAAACTTGTTGCTGATATCTGGAACGGTAATTTTGGTTGGTATTTGATATCAGGGTACTGGAACAGGTCTTGTTTGCTGATTATTCTTCTGTATGTTCCCTAACTGCTGACATGTGGTTCTGTTTTCCTGGTGATAAACTTGGACTGTGCCTGAAGCACAACTCCCGCAGCACATCTCCAGCAGCACAACTCCAGCAGCACATCTCCAGCAGCACATCTCCCGCAGCACATCTCCCGCAGAACATCTCCAACTGTACATATCCAGCAGCACATCACTCGCAGCACATCTCCAGCAGCACATCTCCCGCAGCACATCTCCCGCAGAACATCTCCAACTGTACATATCCCGCAGCACATCACTCGCAGCACATCTCCAGCAGTACATCTCCAGCAGCACATCTCCCGCAGCACATCTCCAGCAGTACATCTCCCACAGCACATATCCAACTGTACATATCCTGCAGCACATCAACCGCAGCACATCTCCAGCAGCACATCTCCAGCAGCACATCTCCAGCAGCACATCTCCCGCAGCACATCTCCAGCAGTACATCTCCCACAGCACATCTCCCACAGCACATATCCAACTGTACATATCCTGCAGCACATCAACCGCAGCACATCTCCAGCAGCACATCTCCCGCAGCAGATCTCCAGGAGCACATCTCCAGCAGCACATCTCCTACAGCACATCTCCAGCAGCACATCTCCCGCagccgtcggccaggatggatgttctgcatcggcgggatgaagatggagccggaagaaagaagattgaagatgccgcttgatagaagacttcagccggatgatggacctcttcagcccacgcttggatcaagacttcagccggatgatggacctcttcagcccccgcttgggcttggatgaagacatcgcccggattggatgaagacttcggaccctcttctggacggatcggtgatacccggcgtggtgaagacaaggtagggagatcttcaggggcttagtgttaggtttatttaaggggggtttgggttagattaggggtatgtgggtggtgggttgtaatgttggggggggtattgtatgtttttttttacaggcaaaagagcagaattctttggggcatgtcccgcaaaaggcccttttaagggctggtaaggtaaaagagcttttcaatttttattttagactagggtagggcattttttttattttagggggctttgttattttattagggggcttagagtaggtgtaattagcttaaaattgttgtaatatttttataatgtttgtaaattatttttttattttttgtaacttagtttatttgattgtatttatttgtaggtatttgtatgtaattaatttattgatattgtagtgttaggtttaattgtagataattgtaggtagtttattaaatttatttattgatagtgtagtgttaggtttaattgtaacttaggttaggatttattttacaggtaattttgtaattattttaactaggtagctattaaatagttattaactatttaatagctattgtacctggttaaaataaatacaaagttgcctgtaaattataattatattgtagctatattagggtttattttacaggtaagtatttagctttaaataggaataatttatttaataagaaataatttatttctttagataaaaatcatatttaatttaggggggtgttagggttagacttagctttaggggttaatacatttattaaagtagcggcgaggtccggtcggcagattaggggttaatacttgaagttaggtgtcggtgatgttagggagggcagattaggggttaatactatttattatagggtttttgaggcgggagtgaggcggattaggggttaataactttattatagtcgcggtgaggtccggtcggcagattaggggttaataattgtaggtaggtggcggcgacgttgggggcagcagattaggggtta
The nucleotide sequence above comes from Bombina bombina isolate aBomBom1 chromosome 7, aBomBom1.pri, whole genome shotgun sequence. Encoded proteins:
- the LOC128636291 gene encoding putative protein TPRXL; protein product: MWFCFPGDKLGLCLKHNSRSTSPAAQLQQHISSSTSPAAHLPQNISNCTYPAAHHSQHISSSTSPAAHLPQNISNCTYPAAHHSQHISSSTSPAAHLPQHISSSTSPTAHIQLYISCSTSTAAHLQQHISSSTSPAAHLPQHISSSTSPTAHLPQHISNCTYPAAHQPQHISSSTSPAADLQEHISSSTSPTAHLQQHISRSRRPGWIMVRHITPNLAWPALTELSNKRSQQVLSVRHRSPLRVGFSVAALFNLKMLGFHSSTNISLHTCNIEVEIVAIWISH